From Bacteroides uniformis:
ATCGGATTCTTTTTTTGTGCTGGACTTGTCGAACAAGTCCAGAGGATGGAAAGAACTACCGGGCTATCCGGGATGCGTCCGGGAAGATGCAATTCTCGTGGTACAGAACAACGGCGTTTCCCCTTGTCTGTATTTATTGGGTGGACAGACGGAAACGGAAGAAGGGTTGTCTTCTTGCTTGACTGATGGATATGTCTATAACCCCCAATTGGGTAAATGGAGTTCATTAGGTTCGGATTTTCCGAAAGGAATATGTGCTGCTGTCGCCAGCGGAGCCAACCATATACTTCTTTTTCAGAAAGAGCCGGAAGATACACAGCATCTTAAAAAAGAGAATGCTTTATGGAAATACCATACAATTACGCAGACTCTTGTCAAGTCTGAATGTATTCCAGGTACCTATGACACCATGCAAGTCTTGCAAAGAAACCGTTCCTTCGTTATACTCGGTAGCAATGCCAGTTCCGGAACGAATAGACTGTACAGCCTTCAAGGGGATATTGTTCCTTTGGAAAAGGGGTTGGGACTTGTCAATATCCTTGTGATTATCGGTTATTTTGCCGTATTGGCCGGAATTGGAATTTACTTTTCACGGCGCCAGAAAAGTACGAACGACTATTTCAAGGGTGGAGGACGCATTCCGTGGTGGGCTGCCGGGCTGAGTCTTTTCGGAACCGCGTTGAGTGCCATCACCTTCATGGCTATACCCTCCAAGGCATATGCCACGAACTGGAGTTATGTGTTGTTCAATACCGGTATTGTGTTTGTTGCCCCCGTCATTGTTTATGTCTTTATTCCTTTTTTCCGGAGATTGAATATAACGACTGCCTATGAATATCTGGAGATACGTTTCAATGTCTTTATCCGGGTTATTTGCAGTCTGGCCTTTATTATTTTCCAGGTAGGGCGTATGGGCGTTGTGCTTTTTCTGCCCTCCATTGCTTTGAATGTGGTGACTGGATTGGATATATTCCTATGTATCGGTATTATGGGAGTTTGTAGTATTCTATATACAATGATAGGGGGAATAGAGGCGGTTGTATGGACAGATGCCATTCAAGTAATTGTACTGTTGGGAGGAGCGATATTTGCAGTGATATACATCTCGTGTTCTCTTCCCGGTGGATTGGGTGAAACGATTGATATTGCCGTGGCAAACGGTAAGTTCGATTTGGGAGCAACGAACTTTGACTTGAAGGATGCTACGATGTGGACTGTCATTATTGCCGCATGTTTTACCCATCTTACCACCTATGGGACGGACCAAAGTATGGTGCAGCGCTATCTCACTACCTCTTCGATGAAAGAGGCACGGAAGAGTGTATGGACCAATGCGATACTGACTGTTCCCGCCACACTGATTTTCTTCTTTATAGGCACTGCGCTTTATGCCTATTACAAGGTGTATCCTGAGAATCTGAGTATCAGTATTCCTAACGGCGATGCTATTTTTCCGTGGTATATTTTTACCCAATTGCCGGTCGGTATTGTAGGGTTGTTGATTTCGGGCATCTTCGCTGCGGCAATGTCCACTTTGAGCGGCAGTATGAATTCGGCAGCCACAGCTTATATAGTAGACATTTATTCACGTTTCTTTCATAAGGGAGAGGGTGGCAATGAATTGCATGCGGCACGTATGGCAACTTGTGTGATAGGAGTCATTAGTCTATCTTTTGCTTTTCTTATGGCAACATGGAATATCGCTTCATTGTGGGACGAATTTAACAAGATACTCGGGCTCATATTGGGCAGTATGGGAGGACTGTTCATGTTGGGCATGCTTACCAAACGCGCCAATTCCGGAGGAGCAATCATTGGTATAGTCGCAAGTATCATCGTACAATTGTTTGTTGCCAGATTCCAGACGTTCCATTTGCTTTTGTACACGGCATCCGGCTTTATCTCATGTTTTGTCATAGGTTATCTGGCAAGCTTGTTCTTTAAGAAAAAATAGGTTTGAACCTATCATTAATTATAATATAATTTTATTTATGAACAAACGACTTTTAACAGGATTAATCGCTGCACCATTTACGCCAATGCACGAAGATGGTTCCTTAAATTTGCAGGTGATCGGGCCGTATGCAGAGTTTCTGATGCAAAAGAAATGTGTGACGGGAGTGTTTATTTGTGGCACGACGGGAGAATCCGTTTCTCTGACAACAGAAGAACGAAAGGCTGTTGCGGAAAAATGGATGGAGGCAGCCAAGGGAAAACTGAAAGTGATAGTGCATGTAGGTGGCATGTCGCAGGTTCAGTGTGCCGAGCTGGCAGCCCATGCGCAAGCTATTGGAGCTGATATGATAGCAGCCATGGCGCCCTGCTTTTTCAAGCCCGGTTCTGTAGATGAGCTGATAGGTTTTTTCAAGCCGATAGCTGCATCGGCTTCCCGCTTGCCGTTTTATTACTATAACATGCCGTCCATAACCGGGGTTTCCTTGCCGGTACACAAGTTCCTTATAGAGGGCAAGAAGCAAATTCCCAATCTGGTGGGAGTCAAGTTTACTCATAACAACCTGATGGAGATGCAGCAGTGCATTCATGCGGACGGTGGGGCGTTCGAAGTCTTGCACGGTTTTGATGAGATACTGATTACCGGATTGTCGGTTGGAGCTAAGGCTGCCGTAGGCAGTACCTACAACTATGTTCCGGGTATATACAAAGCTGTGATGGAAGCCATGGAAAAGGGAGACCTTGAAACAGCTCGTGAAATGCAATGGAAATCTGTTGAAATCATTGATGTGCTGATAAAGCATGGGGGAGGAGTCAGAGCTGGTAAGATATTCATGAAACTGGCAGGAATAGACTGTGGACCATGTCGATTGCCGATAGCTCCTTGTTCTGAAGAAGAGCTGGAGGAGACAAGAAACGAATTGAAAAATACGGAATTCTTCAAATACATTAATTAACTAAAAACGATTGCCTATGGAGATATTGCAACAATACATCCAATGAAAAAACTCATTGGCCAACTTA
This genomic window contains:
- a CDS encoding sodium:solute symporter family transporter gives rise to the protein MTRIVNNCVALVCLCLFWGQSLRAADASHSEQIKWGNESVFNEEHNTLGLFSGVLGGQIVLAGGTSDDYSRWGRNAVCLSENAGFALYEDVLSKPLAYGASITLSDGILCIGGRDSSQCYKDVFLVTMQQGKLNVSEDWPPLPFPLSNAAGALLDNKVYLFGGRKSVSPSRLSDSFFVLDLSNKSRGWKELPGYPGCVREDAILVVQNNGVSPCLYLLGGQTETEEGLSSCLTDGYVYNPQLGKWSSLGSDFPKGICAAVASGANHILLFQKEPEDTQHLKKENALWKYHTITQTLVKSECIPGTYDTMQVLQRNRSFVILGSNASSGTNRLYSLQGDIVPLEKGLGLVNILVIIGYFAVLAGIGIYFSRRQKSTNDYFKGGGRIPWWAAGLSLFGTALSAITFMAIPSKAYATNWSYVLFNTGIVFVAPVIVYVFIPFFRRLNITTAYEYLEIRFNVFIRVICSLAFIIFQVGRMGVVLFLPSIALNVVTGLDIFLCIGIMGVCSILYTMIGGIEAVVWTDAIQVIVLLGGAIFAVIYISCSLPGGLGETIDIAVANGKFDLGATNFDLKDATMWTVIIAACFTHLTTYGTDQSMVQRYLTTSSMKEARKSVWTNAILTVPATLIFFFIGTALYAYYKVYPENLSISIPNGDAIFPWYIFTQLPVGIVGLLISGIFAAAMSTLSGSMNSAATAYIVDIYSRFFHKGEGGNELHAARMATCVIGVISLSFAFLMATWNIASLWDEFNKILGLILGSMGGLFMLGMLTKRANSGGAIIGIVASIIVQLFVARFQTFHLLLYTASGFISCFVIGYLASLFFKKK
- a CDS encoding dihydrodipicolinate synthase family protein, with the translated sequence MNKRLLTGLIAAPFTPMHEDGSLNLQVIGPYAEFLMQKKCVTGVFICGTTGESVSLTTEERKAVAEKWMEAAKGKLKVIVHVGGMSQVQCAELAAHAQAIGADMIAAMAPCFFKPGSVDELIGFFKPIAASASRLPFYYYNMPSITGVSLPVHKFLIEGKKQIPNLVGVKFTHNNLMEMQQCIHADGGAFEVLHGFDEILITGLSVGAKAAVGSTYNYVPGIYKAVMEAMEKGDLETAREMQWKSVEIIDVLIKHGGGVRAGKIFMKLAGIDCGPCRLPIAPCSEEELEETRNELKNTEFFKYIN